Below is a genomic region from Neomonachus schauinslandi unplaced genomic scaffold, ASM220157v2 HiC_scaffold_1170, whole genome shotgun sequence.
gcagcagcagcagcgacaGCATACACATTTTCTAATACTGCCGTCTCATTactttggtgtctcttcttttcttcattaatctTTAATGGAAATTTGATACTAAGGATAATTGTTATTacattattcattaaaaagaactttttttcattaattataaatttcttaaaggttttatttatttatcagagagagagcacaagcagggggagggaggtacagacagacggagaagcaggctccccgctgagcagggagcctgattcgggacccgatcccaggaccctgggatcagacctgagccgaaggcagactcttaaggactgagccacccagtcatcctagaactttttttcattaattatatcaTTTGACTCTTAGTTTGTCAtaattttaatcaataaaaatattttgtttaactttatcattataaataattgCAATTTTTGTAAGTTCTGCTTCATTTCCATTtgaataaaaacagcagaattgGGACGcgagggtggctcagttggttaagcgtctgcctttggctcgggtctcatccagggtcctgggatcgagccccgcatcaggctccttgctcagcgggaagcctgcttctccctctgcctgccgctcctcctgcttgtgctctctctctctctctctctctctcgctctctctgacaaataaataaaatccttaaaaaaaaattaattaattaaaacaggagaattttccaaaatttgaaaaagggctttcttaattttgtattCATATCCACGCTTTGCTACCTaacattcccaccccaccccatctgaccagcagatacaaagaaataaaaagacaaagacacaaaatttGTCCTCGTCTGTCGTGACCACCTGGATTTTGCAAAAACAGCCAGATTTAAAGGATGTGACATTGTGGAGCTCCAGGAACAAAGAGTTTTCCTCTTTCTGCACTGAGCTATTTTTTCGCCAACTGccttttacaattcttttttcatttggatcCTAGGGTTATCAAAAAAGTGGCagtgttcattaaaatatatgaaccaAAGTTCACCACAACACAAAAAGAACAGAGTGAAACTGATGTTAGTGTAGAATTTTGGGAAATGAGTAATGCTCCCCAAATTCCACATTCATGGTTATCATAAACTTTTATAGCTAGAGGGTATAAAAGTAATTATCAACTTTAATCCCATTTTCCACTGATCAATGGgagtgaaaacaaaaaagttaaatgatttgtccaaagtTCCTAAAGTGGCATTACCTAGCATCTTATGGCACCAAAAGAGATGCTACAATTCTTTAATGCTGAATCAGCTAAATTATCaaacaaattcattaaattaatcAGATACATTAAAAGTATGACACTGGCACAGTAATTTAATATCTTAATTGGGGACAAGGTGCTtagctactttttcttttgaaggagGATATCTctagatttttgtctatttttaaaactcaattcaCCTCAAAAGTCCGTTTTCTCCCTTCGAGTTAAATACTGAAGGTTTCTGAAGGTTTATGCTACCGACATTATAAAAACCATACATGTCAAAATGTACCATACTTTATTAAACATAATATGAAGGTTGACTCAACAGAAACATGAGAGAatggtgacaaaaaaaaaaagtggaggggggcgcctgggtggctcagtcagttgggcctctgactcttgattttgactcagctcatgatctcagggttgtgggattgagtaccacatcaggctccatgctcagtggggaatctacttctctccctctctctctccctttgtctctccccttgctcatgctcactaagtaaataaataaatcttaaaaaaagagtctgtttaaAAAACGTGTAGGAAAACagtgataatacaaatatttgttattaaaaatatctcaaagtgGTCCTGCTGGAATTCTAAGTTCCAAGAGTGAgtacaaagcagaaaagattgCACATACTGAAACAATAAATAGGTTTAgctgaaatatttgtttatatcctTTCTCTTAGTCATTGCTTGTttcccattttattgtttatggaaatgcaatttatatttaagccaatagataaaaataaaaaccctagagatggggcacctggatggctcagcggttaagtgtcggccttcggctcaggtcatgatcccagggcctgggatggagccccatgtcaggctccctgctcagcagagagtctgcttctccctttctctctccgtctgcctctcccctggctcatgctcgtgcacacacgtgtgctctctctcaaataaataaataaataaatcttaaaaaaaaaaaaaacaaaacactagagattattatatattttttaaagatttatttattttagagagagagagagagcatgagcaggaagggcagagggagaaggagagagaaactaaagcacactccacgctgagcacagagcccaatgaggggctcagtctcatgaacctgagatcacaacccaagccaaaaccaagagtcggatgctcgaCCGTGCCACCCAGATGTGCCAAGATAATTgcatctttttaagttttttttttcaagattttatttatttatttgacagagagagacacagcgagagagggaacacaagcagggggagtgggagagggagaagcaggcttcccgctgagcagggagcccgatgcggggttcgatcttaggaccccgggatcatgacctgagccgaaggcagatgcttagcgactgagccacccaggtgccccgataattgcattttttaaggaattttctttaCGGTTACTCTGGTTCATGAGGTCACAGGGTGCATAGCTAAATTAGTTTCCCAGTTCATATGCCACTTGGGAGACTTACAGAGAAacttaaggaaaacaaatcataAGAATGTTTTCCTCCACTCCTATCATTTAGACAGCGGAAATAATCTATTTCTGAACACAATTAGGTATTTAGACAACCCCATTTTATACACGAACTTTTTTCTTAAGTGGAAAATCAGAATGACTCAGATaattgataaagagaaaaaacaaacgaGCAGCAGCAAAGTGAACCTCTACCTCTTTTTGAagttgaactttctttttttccaaatcccGGATGTCTATCTGTAACATGCCTATCTCGTTCTTAAACTTTTGAATATCttgctgtaattcttcttttagaCATACTTCTGATGTTCTGTAACTACATGGTGGAGAAGAACtcacattttctaatttgggTTCCATACTTCTATAGTTATTAGTACTGTTATTAACTGCACAGAATGGCTTCTGGAAcaagacttttgttttcttgtaaatgTTTGTAACGGCAGAACTACGGTGCCTTTTTTTTGAGCCATTTGTCTCATCTCATTGGAGCGGGAAAACCTTTTGTCAAAATGGCTTTCTGAATCACTAGACTGAGGTATCGTCCAATGTGTAATTTAGAATTAGTGCTATTTTGGTTCatactttttgccatttgcacGTCAAACTCTTGGTCTTCTTTCACTTCAAATGTACCGAGTGGGTTCCttacttttttagtttctgtatcacttttaaaactcttatttttggagggcgcctgggtggctcagttggttaagcaactgccttcagctcaggtcgtgatcctggagtcccaggatcgagtcccacgtcaggctccccactcagtggggagtctgcttctccctctgaccctctcccctctcatgctctctctcactctctctctcaaaaaaataaataaaatctttaaaaaaaaactcttatttttgttaaaaacatgCTCAGTGTCTGGTTTGTTATCATTTTCacagtctgatttattttcacttaaagaaaaatcagaagatgcCTGGCAAGCATATTTGAGACGAGACTTTTTTTGTTCAGGAAATGCCTGAACTACTAGAGGGACAGGCACTGCAAATATATCCTTTTTCTCACAATCAAGTCTATCATTTGTCAAGTTAGAAGGTATTTCCATTAAGTTTGCTCCTTCTTTAAAGTTACCACGTAGTGACTCTTCCTTAGGATAAGGagcaattttgtgtttttcacaagTTGCACCAAACGTCCGCTTTAACTCACTGGTGAtgtgttttagattatttttccacACTAATTTGCCTTGTTTGATGGAGATTTCCTCACGCTTTTGCACAGaaggatgttctgaatatacagatatattatcctttctatcacatttcttattcatttctggTTCTCGAGACTTTTTTTGCGGATGCAAAAGTGGAACGTTAATTTGCTGGGTTTGATTTTCACATCTCTTTTCTGCCAGGATACATATTTGTGAAATACCTTTATCCTTAAGTAATCAAGtatggacaaagaaaaattagaaaataattaaaatttaactgttaaatttcttaatctACGTTAAGCTGCTCCCAAGTCACTATGTTGTAACAAAGAAGTGACAAATAACTCGCCCTGGcttaagacagaagaaaaacataaatccatAAACTTAACTTTGTCAGTTTTTCTGAAATAAACATTTCACTACATGTTACATCTACCAAAAAATGAATTAGAGTATTTTTAATGTTGCaaacttaaaagcattttatctcaccatacttaagaatatatatatttatatatatatatataaattataattttcatatttaagaatagTGAGCCCCCACAGTgcatttgaggattttctttaaGGATTAATAACTAGAGAATaggcaaattttaaattattaggaGCCAAAATCAGTTAAcatgaatcagaaagaaaattcgTAAATCTCAATTCAAATTATATACTATGACAGTGTTATACATCACTATAATTATCTGCTTATATACAGCCCTAACATAATGTCCACTAAGAGtggataagaaaaatgttaataatacttactgatttcctatgctgaaatgaaataactgaaaaagttaTTGTTTATTACCCAACTACAAAGGTCCCACCCCGGAAGGTGTGATTCTACAACAGGCAATTGTGCTGATTTTATGACCCCACACTCTGAAGTCAACTACACAGAGATCACAaggcaaaataaatcttttatcttGGCATCAGTGACTGGCAATAGAGAACTGCACATTTTGAACCACTGAGAATAATTACTCCTTCTACATGAATCTAAGTCACTAGTCATCATTATTATACTGCTCATAATTTCAACTGCTTAAACATATGATTCAACATTTGATGCTACCTTCTTTATcacataaaaagttacaaaaatgtgaagaagcaaacaatattcaggaattttttttatctcaatTCCAAGGATGAAGTTTAGCTATAAGTTACTAAAAATTCTaactatattttaagttttgtaacttgtaaaattttataaaaactaaatattaaattataatctatTGACTTCAATATGTCCATTCAAAAGATCATTTCATTTGAACAATGTTACATTattaaagcaggaaaaatataaaatcggaaatttaaatttaactttttacatACCTTTAGGtggttattttcactttcatcaaGTCTTTTTTGCTCTTCCTCTGATGTCCTTTCTAAGTCTAGTTCTGCTGGCCAATCTATATATTTAGTTAAAATGGACTACTTAGAATGGTTAGATAAAAGCTATaaccttcttaaaaatagaaaataacattttatctaTTAAGAGTTTAAATTAAACTTAATCTTTAGCTGaatatttactttaagaaatacttttaattatagaaaacttcAACAAACCATTTGGGAAATACTAAATGTCACCAGGTTAAAGACATACAAACATCTCAAAGATTCATTCACAGGTTCATCCACCTaacatcaatgaacaaaacaatcagaaacaaaattttataatgcaGCAGAAACATATAAAATCACAACAGACTGTTCTTTACCTTGTAACAGCACCTCTTAACACCCAAAGCTTCAACTACAACATTATTCATGGTTTccaaaattattagtattttttatgcctttattagTGTATAAGCTTCCTAAGGGTGTATGTCCCTGATGAGTGTAAACATTCCTGAAATGTTTTCCTCTACTACTTGAtaaatttcttcacatcttttagGACACAGACTGCTATGTAAAGTCATCCTTGATTATGGCTCTTCTTCCCCAGATGAATAGGTGTCTCTTTCTTCAGGGCTACCTTTTTCTAGTGTATCTTCACCACCTGAACTGTAAATTACTTCTTTATATATCTCTTATTTTCCTCCTGGACTGTACGGGacaatctctctcactctctctctttctttggagagggggaggagcagagagagagagagagaatcttgaccGGGCTAAgagcccagcactgagccccacacggggctcgatctcacaactctgaggtcatgaccggagccgaaatcaagagttggacactcaactgactgagccaaccaggtgcccctgtatgggGCAATCCCTTAAGTCATTTCTGTGCCTACACTCTTTATTTTACTCAGTAATTATTTACAGAGTTTCCCGTAAGTGCTAGGCACCCAGGTTTAAAGAAGCATGTAGATAAAAGGTGTCAGGAATGGTTTTTCTGGAGATAAGGCCTGAACTGAAACTGAACACAGTAAGGTCAGCCAGATTAaaaggggtcagagggaggaaaatggggagagtaTGCAAGGCTGTAGTAAGACAAGGGAGAGAAGCACACAACAGGGT
It encodes:
- the LOC123323817 gene encoding coiled-coil domain-containing protein 144B-like, which encodes MEPKLENVSSSPPCSYRTSEVCLKEELQQDIQKFKNEIGMLQIDIRDLEKKKVQLQKEINEEKKRHQSNETAVLENVYAVAAAAAAGLIQQRESGKTENHLFPVGKKEHSDG